The following proteins come from a genomic window of Trifolium pratense cultivar HEN17-A07 linkage group LG4, ARS_RC_1.1, whole genome shotgun sequence:
- the LOC123919512 gene encoding elongation factor 1-delta-like, with the protein MAATLYNLKSESGLKKLNEYLLTRSYISGYQASKDDITVYAALPSVPSSEYVNVARWYKHIDALLRISGVSGEGSGVTVESSLVAEEAVATPPVADTKAAEAEDDDDDDVDLFGEETEEEKKAAEERAAAVKASGKKKESGKSSVLLDVKPWDDETDMKKLEEAVRSVKLEGLFWGASKLVPVGYGIKKLQIMLTIVDDLVSVDNMVEDYLTVEPINEYVQSCDIVAFNKI; encoded by the exons ATGGCAGCTACATTGTATAACCTTAAATCTGAATCTGGATTGAAGAAGCTTAATGAATATCTTCTCACTCGCAGTTATATCTCGGG ATACCAAGCTTCAAAAGATGATATCACCGTTTACGCAGCTTTGCCATCAGTTCCATCAAGTGAATATGTGAATGTGGCTAGATGGTACAAGCACATTGATGCTTTGTTGAGAATTTC TGGTGTTTCTGGTGAGGGATCTGGTGTGACCGTGGAATCTTCCCTCGTTGCTGAAGAGGCTGTTGCCACTCCTCCAGTTGCTGACACAAAG GCTGCCGAAGCCGAGGATGACGATGACGACGATGTGGATTTGTTTGGTGAAGAGACTGAGGAAGAGAAGAAGGCAGCCGAGGAACGGGCAGCAGCCGTGAAGGCATCAggcaaaaagaaagaaa GTGGGAAATCATCTGTATTGTTGGATGTGAAGCCATGGGATGATGAAACTGACATGAAGAAGCTTGAAGAAGCAGTGAGATCTGTTAAATTGGAAGGGTTGTTTTGGGGTGCAT CCAAACTTGTTCCTGTTGGGTACGGTATCAAGAAACTGCAAATTATGCTTACTATTGTGGATGATTTGGTTTCCGTTGACAACATGGTTGAGGATTATCTTACTGTTGAGCCCATCAATGAGTATGTCCAGAGTTGTGACATTGTTGCCTTCAATAAAATAT aa